A genomic segment from Spinacia oleracea cultivar Varoflay chromosome 3, BTI_SOV_V1, whole genome shotgun sequence encodes:
- the LOC110788051 gene encoding importin subunit alpha-1 translates to MSLRPNARTEVRRNRYKVAVDADEGRRRREDNMVEIRKNKREESLLKKRREGLQPQQQFAPPLHTSTVEKKLESLPNMVAGVCSDNNQLQLEATTQFRKLLSIERSPPIEEVIQAGVVPRFVEFLQREDYPQLQFEAAWALTNIASGTSENTKVVIDHGAVPIFVKLLASPSDDVREQAVWALGNVAGDSPRCRDLVLSSGALIPLLAQLNEHSKLSMLRNATWTLSNFCRGKPQPPFEQVKPALPALERLVHSNDEEVLTDACWALSYLSDGPNDKIQAVIEAGVCPRLVELLMHPSPSVLIPALRTVGNIVTGDDSQTQFIINNGALPCLLNLLTLNHKKSIKKEACWTISNITAGNKAQIQGVIEADLVGPLVNLLQTAEFDIKKEAAWAISNATSGGAPEQIKYLVNQGCIKPLCDLLVCPDPRIITVCLEGLENILKVGETEKNSGTTGDVNYYAQMIDEAEGLEKIENLQSHDNNEIYEKAVKILETYWLEEEEETAVPAADDSQAGFQMWNNEAPSGGFKFG, encoded by the exons ATGTCGTTGAGGCCAAATGCGAGGACGGAAGTTCGTCGGAACCGGTACAAAGTTGCCGTCGACGCCGATGAAGGTCGACGGAGAAGAGAGGATAATATGGTGGAGATCCGGAAGAATAAGAGGGAAGAAAGCTTGTTGAAGAAGCGTCGTGAAGGTCTTCAGCCTCAGCAGCAATTTGCTCCTCCTCTTCATACTTCTACTGTTGAGAAGAAG CTAGAGAGTTTGCCTAATATGGTGGCTGGGGTTTGTTCTGACAATAATCAATTACAGTTGGAGGCCACTACGCAGTTCCGAAAACTTCTGTCAATTG AAAGAAGCCCGCCAATTGAGGAAGTTATACAAGCTGGAGTTGTTCCCCGCTTTGTGGAGTTCCTTCAGAGGGAGGATTATCCACAGCTACAG TTTGAGGCTGCATGGGCTCTCACAAACATTGCATCAGGGACCTCAGAAAACACCAAGGTGGTAATTGATCATGGGGCTGTTCCAATATTTGTGAAGCTTCTTGCTTCTCCCAGTGATGATGTTCGTGAGCAG GCAGTGTGGGCATTGGGTAATGTTGCTGGTGACTCTCCTAGATGCCGGGATCTAGTTCTTAGCAGTGGTGCACTGATTCCATTGCTTGCTCAACTCAATGAGCATTCCAAGCTGTCCATGCTTAGAAATGCAACATGGACTTTGTCCAACTTTTGTAGAGGAAAACCACAACCTCCCTTTGAACAA GTGAAGCCAGCTCTTCCTGCACTTGAACGTCTTGTTCATTCAAATGATGAAGAAGTATTGACAGATGCCTGCTGGGCACTTTCTTACCTATCGGATGGACCAAATgacaagattcaagctgtgattGAGGCAGGTGTATGCCCAAGATTAGTTGAGCTCCTCAT GCACCCATCTCCTTCAGTGCTGATTCCCGCCCTCCGTACAGTTGGTAATATCGTCACTGGAGATGATTCACAAACACAG TTTATCATCAACAATGGTGCATTGCCATGTCTTTTGAACCTGTTGACATTGAATCACAAAAAGAGCATTAAAAAGGAAGCTTGTTGGACAATATCAAACATTACAGCTGGAAATAAGGCACAGATTCAG GGTGTTATTGAAGCTGATTTGGTTGGCCCTCTAGTCAACTTGTTACAAACTGCGGAGTTTGATATAAAGAAAGAAGCTGCTTGGGCAATATCGAATGCTACATCCGGTGGAGCACCAGAGCAAATAAA GTATCTCGTGAATCAGGGATGCATAAAGCCGTTATGTGATTTACTTGTGTGCCCTGATCCAAGGATCATCACTGTTTGTCTAGAAGGGTTGGAGAACATCCTGAAGGTTGGTGAAACAGAGAAGAATTCTGGAACCACTGGAGATGTTAATTACTATGCGCAGATGATTGATGAAGCTGAGGGATTGGAAAAGATTGAAAATCTACAAAGTCATGACAATAATGAGATTTATGAGAAGGCAGTCAAAATTCTTGAAACATATTGgttggaggaagaagaagagactGCTGTACCGGCTGCTGATGATTCTCAAGCCGGGTTCCAGATGTGGAACAATGAAGCTCCATCTGGTGGTTTCAAGTTTGGCTGA